Proteins from a single region of Chryseobacterium sp. T16E-39:
- a CDS encoding DUF3945 domain-containing protein, whose translation MQRENNINESVEKIRDTLLVLNNTINTIGLVQGVDKEGNIKEVLPEGENSGYAIRIDTDQDSFTSFFTDFYSQLKNPSEFSFFKVTEYEAVETAKELQEFVNQASGEEILGLKQYEVSIDRVEAYKNQTLIGSDKDNSLYRYEVGHIDWDTMGKLGLNREKLEKMNALESLLRGFKTPMLIPVTINLGTAVSTMEVRLSLYVQDSGGVGVRLHRVRKEPDLTSKFFGHEFTREDKRNLLESGNMGRVVDLINPRTDEVIPSVVSKDRLTNELIALRAEFIRVPLVIKGVTLDMEQRRTLLEGKALFIENMLSKRVTLFNAIVQFNADKRYVEFLFKKNIKSLRLRDLDGNGKAEVPGVFRGKKLYSWQMDKLNAGETAYISGLVDKGGKKYQGYLRFDKGVGKFEFSFKNPGKEVSNAQKKSNISRGKKL comes from the coding sequence ATGCAACGAGAAAATAATATAAACGAGTCTGTAGAAAAAATAAGGGATACTTTACTGGTATTAAATAATACGATCAATACTATTGGACTTGTTCAGGGTGTTGATAAGGAAGGTAATATTAAGGAGGTTTTGCCTGAAGGTGAAAACTCAGGTTATGCGATTCGTATTGATACTGACCAAGATTCATTCACCAGTTTTTTTACAGATTTTTATAGCCAGCTGAAAAACCCTTCTGAGTTTTCATTTTTTAAAGTAACGGAATATGAAGCGGTGGAAACAGCTAAGGAGTTACAGGAGTTTGTTAATCAGGCATCTGGGGAGGAAATACTGGGTTTAAAGCAGTATGAAGTTTCTATAGACAGAGTAGAGGCTTATAAGAATCAAACTTTGATAGGTTCTGATAAAGATAATTCTTTGTATCGGTATGAGGTAGGGCATATTGATTGGGACACCATGGGAAAGCTTGGGCTCAACAGGGAGAAGCTTGAAAAGATGAATGCGTTGGAATCCCTATTAAGAGGATTTAAAACACCGATGCTTATTCCTGTTACCATTAACCTGGGAACAGCAGTAAGTACAATGGAGGTAAGGCTTTCTTTGTATGTACAGGATTCAGGAGGGGTGGGTGTACGCCTGCATAGAGTCCGTAAAGAGCCCGATCTTACTTCAAAGTTCTTTGGCCATGAGTTTACCAGGGAGGATAAGAGGAATCTTCTTGAATCAGGGAATATGGGTAGGGTGGTTGATCTTATTAACCCCAGGACTGATGAAGTTATTCCCTCTGTGGTTAGTAAGGACAGACTGACCAATGAACTTATTGCCTTACGGGCTGAATTTATAAGGGTTCCGCTGGTGATTAAAGGGGTGACTTTAGACATGGAACAAAGGAGGACGCTGTTGGAAGGGAAAGCTTTGTTTATTGAGAATATGCTTTCTAAAAGGGTAACACTATTTAATGCTATTGTTCAGTTTAATGCTGATAAAAGGTATGTGGAGTTTTTGTTTAAGAAGAATATTAAGAGCCTTAGGTTGCGGGATTTGGATGGTAATGGGAAAGCAGAGGTTCCGGGTGTATTTAGGGGAAAGAAACTGTATTCATGGCAGATGGATAAATTGAATGCTGGGGAGACAGCTTATATTAGCGGGCTTGTGGATAAGGGAGGGAAGAAATACCAGGGATATTTGAGATTTGATAAAGGGGTGGGGAAGTTTGAGTTTTCGTTTAAGAATCCGGGTAAGGAAGTGAGTAATGCTCAGAAAAAATCTAATATATCAAGAGGTAAAAAGCTTTAG
- a CDS encoding DUF4236 domain-containing protein — protein MAWSYRKRIKIIPGVHLNFSKRGISTSIGVKGMSVNFSSLGTRLNTNFSGFSNSYSLSSSSSPRTPLQSYPDPQPFYTELSDNIFSADIHEITSQNMTGIKESILMAQQQKVELKMDLKKIKKALIFTKTKKVASYIFIYGLVNKNIVQQINEDIKAQKEALKETKIVIDNSAVNIDIQFDDPSKRKYEQLQHSFKNLTTAHKIWDITGAHFQDRVAARSSASTLVNRKDARIGFKSLPIITSNYEALYFQNVNGADLYFYPTFILMYKNDHNFAIIGLDELNVTFSSVSFTETSSVPRDSKVIRKTWAKVNKNGTPDKRFKSNYQIPVVQYARLRFSSSNGVNEEYQISNFEFAQEFANSFQEYKSLCKEIA, from the coding sequence ATGGCTTGGTCATACAGAAAGAGAATCAAAATAATTCCCGGTGTACATTTGAATTTCAGCAAGAGAGGAATTTCAACGAGTATTGGGGTTAAAGGTATGAGTGTAAATTTTAGTTCATTAGGCACGAGACTTAATACCAATTTTTCAGGTTTTTCAAATTCATATAGTCTTTCCAGTTCTTCATCACCAAGGACTCCCTTGCAATCTTATCCTGATCCACAACCTTTTTACACTGAGTTATCAGATAACATTTTTAGTGCCGATATTCATGAGATCACATCTCAAAATATGACAGGTATCAAAGAATCTATCTTAATGGCTCAACAGCAAAAAGTGGAATTAAAGATGGATTTGAAGAAAATAAAAAAAGCGTTAATCTTTACCAAGACCAAGAAAGTTGCAAGTTATATCTTTATATATGGGTTGGTAAATAAAAATATTGTACAACAGATAAATGAGGATATTAAAGCACAAAAAGAAGCTCTTAAAGAAACCAAGATTGTAATTGATAACTCGGCTGTTAATATAGACATACAGTTCGATGATCCCTCTAAAAGAAAGTATGAACAATTACAGCATTCTTTTAAAAATCTAACCACAGCGCATAAAATATGGGATATTACCGGAGCGCATTTTCAAGATCGTGTGGCTGCCCGGTCTAGTGCCAGCACGTTGGTCAACAGAAAAGATGCAAGAATTGGTTTTAAATCACTTCCCATCATCACATCAAACTATGAAGCCCTATATTTTCAAAATGTGAACGGGGCGGATTTATATTTCTATCCAACATTTATACTGATGTATAAAAATGATCACAACTTTGCAATTATTGGGCTTGATGAACTTAATGTTACATTTTCTTCTGTAAGTTTTACAGAAACCAGCAGTGTTCCTCGTGATTCAAAAGTTATTAGAAAAACATGGGCGAAAGTCAATAAAAACGGAACTCCTGACAAAAGATTCAAAAGCAATTATCAGATACCTGTTGTTCAATACGCAAGGCTAAGGTTTTCTTCCAGCAATGGTGTTAATGAGGAATATCAAATAAGTAATTTCGAATTCGCCCAAGAGTTTGCAAATTCATTTCAAGAGTATAAAAGTTTGTGCAAGGAAATAGCTTAA
- a CDS encoding AAA domain-containing protein codes for MQKSTANNFRKEAIYIDGRDRTDEIDSYSFEANKFVVVYKSSDKAYSYPQHRIKIVRSAIQSERAGSIFSYLKEIAESVGLKTEEGNNILANSYGSIRFIPETSILYNFLNEKEPNKNYNASPVEIFPFGFNLSQKTGVDHAFSNPLSVIEGPPGTGKTQTILNIIANAVMNNQSVAVVSSNNSATKNVFEKLESNGVSFIAALLGSSQNKKEFIDAQTEIPDLADFRLEEEQEQSLIQCTPILFAELAEKLELKNELALLELEIDKIKTEHQHFTDDVALTTEIRFKKNVSSDQLLSLWVILEDYEKTGKKFYWWRKLIFPFLYGVRDKIFYTLSYEEMIRIVQSKYYGVKISELSLRKHKLHNTLKHFSFHDKMKEYTEGSMQLFKNKLYQKYKGEERSEYTEWDLRFKSEEFIKDYPVIMSTTYSLRRSLAENVVYDYVIIDESSQVDLATGILALSCAKQAVIVGDLKQLPNVVDSETAENTDQIFKNYDIPEPYRYSNHSLLSSITEVFPEVPKTLLKEHYRCHPKIIDFCNRKFYNDQLIILSEGQTEREPLLVYKTTEGNHARQRENQRQIDVIIQEIIPQQKLEGVNLGIVTPYRNQTIALQRTFQGTDIKADTVDKFQGRENDVIILSTVDNEISEFTDNPNRLNVAISRAKDQLILLVNGNESDNETNISDLIRYIDYNNFTTINSEVHSIFDYLYKGYEEKRRALLSDQKQISVFDSENLMYALIREILSDDQFSKYGVILHHPLRNLLLDFSKLTAEEERYARHHATHLDFLIYNKLGKNPVLAIEVDGYEYHKIESRQAERDVMKNEILEKYKIPLLRFSTTGSGEKERLISKLNEMKYNS; via the coding sequence ATGCAAAAATCTACTGCAAATAACTTTAGAAAAGAAGCAATCTACATTGATGGTAGAGACAGAACGGATGAGATAGACTCTTATTCTTTTGAGGCCAATAAGTTTGTAGTGGTGTATAAAAGCAGTGATAAAGCCTATTCTTATCCTCAACATAGAATTAAGATTGTAAGATCAGCTATTCAAAGTGAGAGAGCAGGAAGTATTTTCAGTTATTTAAAAGAGATTGCAGAAAGTGTTGGTTTGAAGACCGAGGAAGGCAATAACATTCTTGCTAATAGCTACGGCAGTATCCGTTTTATTCCTGAAACTTCTATTCTTTACAATTTCCTTAACGAGAAAGAACCCAATAAGAATTATAACGCCTCTCCTGTAGAAATCTTCCCTTTTGGTTTTAATCTGAGTCAGAAAACGGGAGTTGACCATGCATTTTCAAATCCTTTAAGTGTTATAGAAGGTCCTCCCGGAACAGGAAAGACCCAGACTATTCTTAATATTATTGCTAATGCAGTGATGAATAATCAAAGTGTGGCTGTTGTTTCAAGCAATAATTCGGCGACAAAAAATGTTTTTGAGAAGCTGGAGAGCAATGGCGTTTCTTTTATAGCGGCATTGTTGGGAAGTAGCCAGAACAAAAAAGAATTTATCGATGCTCAGACTGAAATCCCGGATCTAGCAGATTTTAGATTAGAGGAAGAACAGGAACAATCCCTTATTCAATGTACTCCCATTCTTTTTGCTGAGCTTGCTGAAAAGTTGGAACTAAAGAATGAGCTAGCTCTACTTGAGCTGGAAATCGATAAGATCAAAACAGAGCATCAGCATTTTACGGATGATGTTGCTTTGACAACCGAAATCCGTTTTAAAAAGAATGTTAGTTCAGATCAGCTGCTTTCTTTATGGGTTATCTTGGAAGACTATGAGAAAACAGGCAAGAAATTTTACTGGTGGCGCAAATTGATATTTCCTTTTCTGTATGGAGTAAGAGATAAGATTTTTTATACCTTATCATATGAAGAGATGATCAGGATTGTTCAGTCAAAATACTATGGGGTAAAAATTTCAGAGCTTAGTCTCAGAAAGCATAAGTTGCACAATACGTTAAAACATTTTTCCTTCCATGATAAAATGAAAGAATATACGGAAGGATCGATGCAGCTGTTTAAAAACAAACTCTACCAAAAATATAAGGGAGAAGAACGTTCAGAATATACCGAATGGGATCTTCGTTTTAAATCAGAGGAATTTATTAAAGATTATCCTGTCATTATGAGCACCACCTACTCATTAAGAAGAAGCCTTGCTGAAAATGTAGTCTATGATTATGTCATTATTGACGAATCTTCACAGGTGGATCTTGCAACAGGTATACTCGCATTATCGTGCGCAAAACAGGCCGTGATTGTAGGAGACTTAAAACAGCTTCCTAATGTAGTGGATTCTGAAACAGCAGAAAATACAGATCAGATCTTTAAAAACTATGATATCCCGGAACCTTATCGGTATTCCAATCATAGCCTGCTTTCTTCTATCACAGAAGTATTCCCGGAAGTACCAAAAACACTGTTAAAAGAACATTATCGCTGTCATCCTAAAATCATTGATTTTTGTAACCGTAAGTTTTATAATGATCAGTTAATAATACTTTCGGAAGGACAGACGGAAAGAGAACCTTTATTAGTCTATAAAACAACCGAAGGTAACCATGCTCGACAAAGAGAGAATCAGCGGCAGATTGATGTGATTATTCAGGAAATCATTCCACAGCAAAAGCTGGAAGGTGTGAATCTCGGAATTGTAACACCTTACCGAAATCAGACCATCGCACTGCAAAGAACCTTTCAGGGAACAGATATCAAAGCAGATACAGTAGATAAATTTCAGGGAAGGGAAAATGATGTGATCATTCTTTCTACAGTAGATAATGAGATCTCTGAATTTACCGACAACCCGAACCGACTGAATGTAGCCATTTCTAGAGCCAAAGATCAGCTGATTCTATTGGTGAACGGAAATGAAAGTGATAATGAAACGAATATCTCAGATCTGATCCGTTATATTGATTACAATAATTTCACCACGATCAACAGTGAGGTACATTCTATTTTTGATTATCTGTACAAAGGCTATGAAGAAAAAAGAAGAGCCCTTTTATCGGATCAAAAACAGATTTCTGTTTTTGACAGTGAGAATCTTATGTATGCGTTAATCAGGGAAATATTGTCCGACGATCAATTTTCAAAATATGGCGTTATTCTGCATCATCCATTGAGAAATTTACTGTTAGATTTTTCCAAATTAACTGCTGAAGAAGAACGATACGCCAGACATCACGCAACGCATCTCGATTTTCTGATCTATAATAAGCTGGGGAAAAATCCTGTATTAGCCATAGAAGTTGATGGGTATGAATATCATAAAATAGAAAGCCGTCAAGCCGAAAGAGATGTTATGAAGAATGAAATCTTGGAAAAGTATAAAATACCTTTGTTAAGGTTTTCTACTACGGGAAGTGGTGAGAAAGAGAGGTTGATTAGCAAACTCAATGAAATGAAGTATAATTCTTGA
- the traK gene encoding conjugative transposon protein TraK has product MEFKILRNIENSFRQIRLFTFVFTLLCFGVVSVVVYKSYSFAEEQRQKIYVLDNGKSLMVALSQDMSINRPVEAREHVRRFHELFFTIAPDKNAIESNVKRAFNLADQSAFNYYKDLSEKGYYNRIISGNIQQRIEVDSMVANFNSYPYEVQTFAKQYIIRSSNLTKRSLITNCVLVNSVRSDNNPQGFTIEKFNVIENTDIETVKR; this is encoded by the coding sequence ATGGAATTTAAAATCTTAAGAAATATAGAAAACAGTTTCAGGCAGATCAGGTTGTTCACTTTTGTATTTACACTCTTGTGCTTTGGTGTGGTCAGTGTCGTTGTCTACAAATCCTACAGCTTTGCAGAAGAACAAAGACAAAAGATTTATGTATTGGACAATGGAAAGTCATTGATGGTCGCACTTTCTCAGGATATGTCAATTAACAGACCTGTGGAAGCAAGGGAGCATGTCAGAAGGTTTCACGAACTGTTCTTCACTATAGCTCCTGATAAGAATGCAATTGAGAGCAATGTCAAAAGAGCATTTAACCTGGCAGATCAATCTGCTTTCAATTATTATAAAGACCTTTCTGAAAAAGGATACTATAACCGGATTATCAGTGGGAATATTCAGCAGAGAATTGAAGTCGATAGTATGGTGGCTAACTTCAACAGCTATCCTTATGAAGTACAAACTTTTGCCAAACAGTACATCATTCGATCGAGTAACCTTACTAAAAGGAGCTTAATTACCAACTGTGTTCTTGTTAACTCAGTCCGGTCTGACAATAATCCTCAAGGATTCACGATCGAGAAATTCAATGTCATTGAAAATACAGATATAGAAACGGTAAAGCGCTAA
- the traM gene encoding conjugative transposon protein TraM, with amino-acid sequence MNSENRNSIRITEGSSKNDVSEQQLNSSKKREKLKKTLIYFFMAMVCSGCLYLIFKPKKQDHPTDNVGFNSAIPEAAADKLQSDKQKAYEQQLLEQKNEGKRNELTSLSDYWAAANSTNAFNDQSSIAGNTTKMIESDQNALGSYRNAQQTLGNFYVKDNTEVDNLKREISRLKNEAVQNNSEPKNTTVEDQLQLMEKSYQMAAKYLPASKPQDKNETERNPEIEEVAKVNLIDVKPMKRTIVSRLYREPSDSSFLTSMDYNQFYGLEANQTPITEKKNYIRAVIHETQKLTDESSISLRLAEPMMLGKSVIPSGTILKATGKVQNGRLFLKISSISYNGNISPVEINIYDNDGQLGLYIYYSPEQNAIKDIAINMGQNSGTNIMMTQSAGQQIAADLTRGLVQGVSGYFQKKIKVSKFTVKAGHQVFLGQKK; translated from the coding sequence ATGAATTCAGAAAACAGAAACAGTATTAGGATTACTGAGGGTAGTTCCAAAAATGATGTGAGCGAGCAACAGTTAAACTCTAGTAAAAAACGTGAAAAATTAAAAAAAACCTTGATCTACTTTTTTATGGCAATGGTCTGTTCAGGTTGTTTGTATCTCATTTTTAAACCGAAAAAGCAAGATCATCCTACAGACAATGTCGGATTTAATTCTGCAATACCAGAGGCTGCCGCTGACAAACTGCAATCGGATAAACAGAAAGCGTATGAGCAGCAGTTGCTCGAGCAGAAAAATGAAGGGAAAAGAAATGAGCTTACTTCATTATCTGATTATTGGGCAGCTGCCAATTCAACAAATGCTTTCAATGATCAGTCCTCTATTGCGGGGAATACTACCAAAATGATAGAATCAGATCAAAATGCACTTGGCAGTTACAGGAATGCTCAACAGACTCTTGGGAACTTTTACGTTAAGGACAATACTGAAGTAGATAATCTGAAAAGAGAAATTTCAAGATTAAAAAATGAGGCTGTACAAAATAACTCAGAGCCGAAAAATACTACGGTGGAAGATCAATTGCAGCTTATGGAAAAGTCTTATCAAATGGCTGCAAAATATCTGCCTGCTTCAAAGCCTCAGGATAAAAATGAAACAGAAAGAAATCCTGAGATAGAAGAAGTAGCAAAGGTTAATCTAATAGATGTAAAGCCTATGAAACGCACTATTGTTTCAAGATTATATAGGGAACCTTCAGATAGTTCTTTTTTAACTTCAATGGATTACAATCAATTTTACGGTCTAGAGGCAAATCAGACGCCTATCACTGAAAAGAAAAACTATATACGTGCGGTCATTCATGAAACCCAAAAATTAACGGACGAGAGCAGCATTTCTTTGAGGCTTGCTGAACCGATGATGCTTGGGAAATCAGTGATTCCTTCAGGAACCATCTTAAAAGCAACAGGAAAGGTTCAAAATGGGAGACTGTTTTTAAAGATATCAAGTATATCATATAATGGTAATATTAGCCCTGTTGAAATCAATATCTATGATAATGATGGACAGCTTGGATTGTATATTTATTATTCTCCAGAGCAGAATGCTATAAAAGATATCGCTATCAATATGGGACAGAATTCAGGAACCAATATTATGATGACCCAGTCTGCGGGACAACAGATTGCCGCAGATCTAACAAGAGGTTTAGTTCAGGGTGTTTCAGGGTACTTTCAAAAAAAGATTAAAGTTTCCAAATTTACTGTGAAAGCAGGACATCAGGTTTTTCTGGGTCAAAAAAAATAA
- the traN gene encoding conjugative transposon protein TraN, with protein MKIPFKIFCSIFFFMLTIIGIKAQVNTGFASLDKAKLEPFKMEVTYNKTSHLLFPSPIRYVDLGNESLIASKSEDVSNVLRIKSSVKGFEEETNFSVITQDGKFYSFDVFYSVSPDALNYDLLKLQRKYEKDYSTEVLFEELKGKSSSLTELLIKTLNELPARTIKHISSKSFGIQFLLKSLYVHEGKFYFNFQIKNKSNVSYDIDFISFKIIDKKNLKRTVVQDKILSPLRTYPLNSKVEFQSNSEFLYLLDQFTLLDGQVLEIELREKGGGRYQTIRVENSDLIHAKVVKNIHLQLK; from the coding sequence ATGAAAATACCATTCAAAATATTTTGCTCAATTTTCTTTTTCATGCTTACCATTATAGGTATTAAAGCTCAGGTAAATACTGGATTTGCTTCTCTTGATAAAGCGAAGCTTGAGCCATTTAAAATGGAAGTGACCTATAATAAAACCAGCCATCTGTTATTTCCCTCACCTATCCGATACGTCGACTTAGGAAATGAAAGTCTGATTGCCAGTAAGTCTGAAGATGTTTCCAATGTTCTGAGAATCAAATCCTCTGTAAAAGGGTTTGAAGAGGAGACTAATTTTTCAGTGATAACACAAGATGGTAAATTTTACAGTTTCGATGTTTTTTATAGTGTTTCTCCTGATGCGTTAAATTACGATCTTTTAAAGCTACAAAGAAAATATGAAAAAGATTATTCTACAGAAGTATTGTTTGAGGAACTTAAAGGTAAGTCATCATCGCTCACTGAATTGTTAATTAAAACATTAAATGAATTACCTGCTAGGACAATAAAACATATTAGTTCAAAAAGCTTTGGAATTCAGTTCCTATTAAAGTCACTGTATGTTCATGAAGGAAAATTCTATTTTAACTTTCAGATCAAAAACAAAAGCAATGTTTCTTATGATATTGACTTTATCAGTTTTAAGATTATTGACAAAAAGAATCTTAAAAGAACAGTAGTTCAAGACAAAATCCTGTCACCACTTCGTACCTATCCGTTGAATTCAAAAGTAGAATTCCAATCTAACAGTGAATTTTTATACCTGTTGGATCAGTTTACGCTTCTGGATGGGCAGGTTCTGGAAATTGAGCTGAGGGAAAAAGGAGGAGGTCGCTATCAGACCATACGGGTTGAAAACTCAGATTTGATCCATGCGAAAGTTGTTAAGAATATTCATCTCCAACTCAAATAA
- a CDS encoding amidohydrolase family protein, whose amino-acid sequence MEKKTSLINCHTHIFTGDHVPPYLAKTFLPWPLYYILSLSIIVKGFRIYYDTLGKWRFKPRYKRVEAVLYNIRIRTGRTIIGRAIAFLLGIVLAINVFYIIYDWISLIGFSPSILGKELITIRTLLVSYHLIQNFQPFYIQIILVLIFLILFQSGRNFIFFIFKKIYSFLGILPGKQTKELLERYLNIGRYAFHTQQSSTYMDLRDQYPKNTGFIILPMDMEYMDAGKLKKGSGYLDQMAELIDLKKNAEFSEYVFPFVFVDPRRIEKQDDYFRCKISNNHVELLNCHVKDYIINNNFSGFKIYPALGYYPFDERLLPLWKYAADQNLPIMTHCIRGTIFYRGAKKKEWDRHPIFQQSIGSDLYEPLLLKQTKNIDFINNFTHPLNYLCLLDETLLRKIVKKAKDPKIRELFGYTNDDTELTCNLSQLKICFAHYGGDDEWKRFLEMERYDFSKQIITNPDRGIKFFPTKNEKPTPGKMEQLWKYVDWYSLISSMMLQYENVYADISYIIHSEDINPLLKHSLKNPKLKDKILFGTDFYVVRNHKTEKYMLAECYHNLGDAELDTIAYVNPKRFLFNNIHGDIKI is encoded by the coding sequence ATGGAAAAGAAAACTTCCTTAATCAATTGTCATACTCATATTTTTACAGGAGATCATGTTCCCCCTTATTTAGCCAAAACATTTCTTCCCTGGCCTTTATATTATATTTTATCTCTATCAATAATAGTTAAAGGCTTTAGGATATATTATGATACATTAGGAAAGTGGAGATTTAAGCCAAGATACAAGCGTGTTGAAGCTGTGTTATATAATATTAGAATTCGGACTGGTAGAACGATAATAGGAAGAGCTATTGCGTTTTTATTAGGGATAGTACTGGCGATAAATGTCTTTTATATTATTTATGACTGGATTAGCTTAATAGGCTTTTCACCTTCTATATTAGGAAAAGAATTGATAACAATTAGGACTTTGCTTGTTTCTTACCATTTAATACAAAATTTCCAACCATTTTACATTCAAATTATATTGGTTCTTATTTTTTTAATACTCTTTCAAAGTGGGCGAAACTTTATTTTTTTCATCTTCAAAAAAATATATTCTTTTTTAGGAATTCTTCCCGGCAAGCAGACCAAAGAACTTTTGGAAAGATATTTAAATATTGGGAGGTATGCTTTTCATACACAGCAAAGTTCTACCTACATGGATCTGAGGGACCAATACCCTAAAAATACAGGTTTTATTATTCTTCCGATGGATATGGAATATATGGATGCTGGAAAGTTAAAAAAGGGTAGTGGTTATCTTGATCAAATGGCTGAACTTATAGATCTAAAAAAGAATGCAGAGTTTTCAGAATATGTATTTCCATTTGTTTTTGTAGATCCAAGACGTATTGAAAAGCAAGATGACTATTTTAGATGTAAGATCTCCAATAATCATGTTGAACTTTTAAACTGTCATGTAAAGGATTATATCATCAATAATAATTTTAGTGGCTTTAAGATTTACCCGGCTTTAGGATATTATCCATTTGATGAAAGATTGCTGCCATTATGGAAATATGCTGCGGATCAAAATTTGCCCATTATGACACATTGCATAAGAGGTACTATTTTTTATAGAGGAGCCAAAAAGAAAGAATGGGACAGGCATCCTATTTTTCAACAAAGTATTGGGAGTGACCTTTATGAACCTCTTTTGCTGAAACAAACTAAAAATATTGATTTTATAAATAATTTCACACATCCTTTAAACTACTTGTGTTTACTGGATGAAACACTTTTAAGAAAGATAGTAAAGAAAGCGAAAGATCCCAAAATTCGCGAGTTATTTGGATATACTAATGATGACACAGAACTTACGTGTAATTTAAGCCAACTAAAAATTTGTTTTGCTCATTATGGGGGAGATGATGAATGGAAAAGATTTCTTGAAATGGAACGTTATGATTTTAGTAAACAAATTATTACAAACCCAGATAGGGGGATTAAGTTTTTCCCAACTAAGAATGAAAAACCTACCCCAGGAAAAATGGAGCAATTATGGAAATATGTGGACTGGTATTCACTTATTTCAAGTATGATGTTGCAGTATGAAAATGTTTATGCAGATATTAGCTATATAATTCATAGCGAAGATATTAATCCATTGCTGAAACATTCTTTAAAAAATCCAAAGCTTAAAGATAAAATACTTTTTGGAACTGACTTTTATGTTGTAAGAAATCATAAAACGGAAAAATATATGCTCGCGGAATGTTATCATAATCTTGGTGATGCGGAATTAGATACAATTGCTTATGTTAACCCTAAGCGTTTTTTGTTTAACAATATTCATGGTGATATTAAAATTTAG
- a CDS encoding Crp/Fnr family transcriptional regulator, with protein sequence MIISEDLLVAHGAVYKNFQPGELIFEEGNVPKYYFQIVAGMVELFNYHQNGKEFTQNILNDGQSIGESLLFAERPYPMSAMSKTDCKILCLCKSDFDNLLSQNVHVMQNLLHCLSERLYYKYLMLFNLSGIEPSVKIKTVLDYIKDYNLRNVSDSFQVPFTRQQIANLTGLAVETVIRTIKKMETEQILKIERGKILY encoded by the coding sequence ATGATAATAAGTGAAGATTTATTAGTTGCACATGGTGCGGTTTATAAGAATTTTCAACCAGGAGAATTAATTTTCGAAGAAGGAAATGTTCCAAAGTATTACTTTCAAATAGTCGCTGGTATGGTGGAGTTATTTAATTATCATCAGAATGGAAAAGAATTCACACAAAACATTTTAAACGACGGCCAAAGCATAGGCGAATCTTTATTATTTGCAGAAAGACCCTACCCAATGAGTGCAATGTCAAAGACCGATTGTAAAATATTGTGTCTTTGCAAGAGTGATTTTGATAATTTATTGAGTCAAAATGTGCATGTGATGCAAAATCTATTACACTGCCTTTCGGAGAGGCTTTATTACAAATATTTAATGCTATTTAATTTATCTGGTATAGAGCCATCTGTAAAGATCAAGACTGTTTTAGACTACATCAAAGATTATAACTTAAGAAATGTATCCGATTCTTTTCAGGTTCCATTTACAAGACAACAAATTGCAAATCTCACTGGTCTAGCGGTAGAGACAGTTATAAGAACAATTAAGAAAATGGAAACAGAACAGATTTTAAAAATAGAAAGGGGTAAGATACTTTATTGA